Genomic window (Acidobacteriota bacterium):
GACCGACTCGCGGGCCGACGGGGTCAAGAAGTGCCTCGACCTCCTGGACTTCGATCCCTTCGGCGGGAAGAGCGTCCTGGTCAAGCCGAACCTCAACACCTCCGACGAGACGCCGGGATCGACCCACGCCGACACGCTCAAGGCCATCCTCCAGAGCGCCCGCGAGCGGGGGGCGGCGAAGCTCGCGATCGGCGACCGCAGCGGGCCGGAGGCGACGGAGCAGGTCTTCGCGAAGAAGGGCCTGCCGGCCCTGGCCGGCTCCTTCGACGCCAAGCTCCTGAACTTCGACGAGCTGGGCGAACGGGGCTACAGCCGGTACGATCCCCCGGCCTCGCACTGGAAGAACGGCTTCCTCGTCGCCCGGCCGGTCGTCGAGACGCCCTGCGTCGTCTCCACCTGCTGCCTGAAGACCCACCAGTTCGGCGGGGTCTTCTCGATGTCCCTCAAGAACTCCGTCGGCATCGTGCCGCGCAAGGGCCACAGCTTCATGAAGCAGCTCCACGGCTCGCCCGACCAGCGGCGGATGATCGCCGAGATCAACACGGTCTACAAGCCGGCCCTGATCGTCGTGGACGGCCTCGTGGCTTTCGTCGACAAGGGGCCGATGACCGGGCCGCGCAAGGACGCCGGCGTCTTTCTGGCCGGCACCGACCGGATCGCCGTCGACGCCGTCGGTCTGGCCATCCTCAAGGAGCTGGGCTCGAACGATGCCATCATGAAGACGCCCATCTTCGCCCAGGAGCAGATCGCCTGGGCGGCGACGCTCGAGCTGGGGGCCGCGTCGCCGGGGGGCATAGTCATCCAGACGCCGGACTCGGCCAGCGAGGCCTACGCCGAGAAGATCCGCAAGATCCTGGCGGCCGGCTGATCCGGCCTTAGCCGGCGCCGAACGGCTCCTCGATCGATACCGCTTCCATGCCGCCGAGATGGCGGGCCCCGTTCTCCGTGATCACCATGCAGTCCTCGGTCCGGATGCCGAACTCGCCGTATATGTAGATGCCGGGCTCGTTGCTGAAGGTCATGCCCGGCTCCAGCCGGAGGCTGTTGCCCTTGACGAGATAGGGGTATTCGTGGCCCTCCATGCCGATGCCGTGGCCGAGCCGGTGGGCGAAATACCTATAGCCGGGCCCGTACCCGGCCTCCTCGATGACCTTGCGGGCCGCGGCGTCGACCGACTCGCAGGTCGCGCCGGGCCGGGCCGCCGCCAGCGCGGCCTGCTGGGCCCTGCGGACGATGCCCCAGACGCGGCGCTGCTTGTCCGAGGGCTTGCCGAAGACGACCGTGCGGGTGACGTCGGAGCTGAAGCCCTCGACCGAGCAGCCTCCGTCGACGAGGACGCAGTCGCCGGCCGTCAGGTTCCGGGGCGCCTGCGAGCCGTGCGGAAAGGCCGTGTTCGGGCCGAACTGCGGCCCGCCGCCGCCCTGCGAGCCCATCTTCTGCGTCGCCGCCGCGATGGCCCCGGCCAGATCGCGCGTCGTCATGCCGGCCCGTAGGGTCTTGAAGCCCTCGCGGAAGGCCAGCTTGGTGACGCGGTTGGCCAAATCCATGTAGGCGATCTCCTTGTCCGTCTTGACTCCCCGGCAGCCTTCGGTGACGGCCGAGCCGTCGACGACACGGGCCGCGGTCAGGGTCCGGGCCAGGCCGTGGACCTCGAAGGCGCGGAGATCGGGGGCCGTGCCGAGCGTGCCGGTCGCCGCGCCGATATCCTTGAGCACGCCGCCGACCGTCGCGTAGGGGTTCTCGTGCTCCGCCCAGGTCCGGATCTCCTGGCCGGCCGGGACGAGCTCCTGGGCCCGGGGCGCCTCGAAGGCGGGACAGACCCAGACCGGGTCGGCCTTGCGGCCGAGGACCAGGCCGAAGACGCGCTCGCTCAGCCACCAGCGGACCCTGGTGAAGTAGACGAGGTTGGTGCCGCCGCCGATGAAGATGGCGTCGAGGCCGCGCTCGGCCAGCAGCCGCCTGGCTTTTTCGATCCGCGCGGCGTAGTCCTCGGGCCGGAGCGGCTCGATACCCCTGACGAGGTTCTCGATCTCCTGACCCGCGCCTTCCCGTGCCGCCGGTTTCGCGGACGCGGCGAGAGGGGCGAGGCCGGCGGCGGCCAGCGAGATCGTGCCGGTCTTGATGAACGAGCGTCTGGTGGGTGACATCCGGAAGCCTCCTGGGACCAGAAGGAATACCACATTTCGGAAGAAGGGGAAAGGGCGGGCGTCAGCCGTCCAGGTCGCGGACGAACTCCTCGACCTTGAGGACGAGGTCCCTGTTGCCGATGAAGAGAGGCGTCCGCTGATGGAGCGAGGCTGGCGTGATGTCCAGGATGGGCCCGCGCCCGTCCGAGGCGTAGCCGCCGGCCTGCTCGGCGACGAAGGCGAGCGGCGCGGCCTCGTAGAGCAGCCGGAGCTTGCCGGAAGGGGCCTTGGGGTCCTTCGTGTCGGCCGGGTAGTAGAAGACGCCGCCGGCGAGAAGGTTGCGGTGGAAATCCGAAACGAGGGTGCCGATGTAGCGGAGCGACAGCCCCTGCACGCCGCCTTCGCGGCCCTGCAGATATTCCGTGAAGCGCTGGACGCCGCGGCTCCAGTACTTCTGGTAGCCGAGGTTGACGCTGAAGTATTTGGCCCTGGGGATGGTGATGTTCGGATGGCACAGGAGGAACTCGCCGACCGACGGGTCGAGGGTGAAGCCGTGCACGCCGTGCCCGGCCGTGTAGACGAACATCGTGCTCGTGCCGTAGGCGATGTAGCCCGCGGCGACCAGGCTGCGGCCGGGCTGGAAGAACTCGGCCTCCGAGACCGGGCCGGAGTCGCGCGTCCTCCTGTAGATGCCGAAGATGGTGCCCACGGGCATGTTGAAGTCGACGTTAGAGGAGCCGTCGAGGGGGTCGAAGACCAGGAGGTACTTGCCCATGGGGTACTGGGCGGGGATGGGCAGGAACTCGGCGTTCTCCTCGGAAGCCAGCCCGGCCAGCCGGCCCGTGTGGTCGGTCAGGCGGGCGACCGTGAGGTCGGCGAAGCGGTCGAGCTTCATGACCGTCTCGCCCTGGACGTTGATGTCGTCCGTGCGGCCGAGGATCTCGGCCAGCCCGGCCCGGGTCGTCTTGCTGGCGATGACCTTGCCGGCCAGGGCCAGGTCGTAGAGGATGTTGGTCAGGACGCCGGTCGCCCCGGGATGGAAGGCCTGCTCATCGAGGATGTGGCGTTCGATGGTGATGATGGGAGAGGGATCGGCATGATCGGCCATGGCGCCTCCTCGCTATTCCCGGTTCCTCGGGCTGCCGTCAGGATAACATGCCTCCGCCGCCTCTTCAAGCGCGGCGCGGCGGCCTCGGAAGGAGGGAATTGCCAACGGCCCTGGTTTCGGGGATAATCCCGGCCGATGCGCAAGTGGCTGCTGCTTCTCCTGGTCATAAGCCTGATCTTCGTCCTGCCCAAGATCAACACCCGGCGGACCAGGCAGGCGTTCCCCCTTATGAAGCGGATCGACGCCGCGGTCAACGTCGCCGTCGTGCTGCTGCTGGCGATCTACCTCTTTGCCTTCGTCCGCTGGCTGCTCATCCGATGAGCTTCGAGCCGCAGGATGTGCCCGGCCCGGATATCCGCCGCTTCTTTTTTAGCGAAGGGGGAGGGACTCGAGGCGCTTGAGGGGCAGGAGGGCGGCGGGCGGCGCGGCCGCCGACTGGTCGATGCCGAACACCGAGACCGAGACATAGCCGTTGCGCACGGCCCAGATGTCCGTGTCGGCGGCGGCCGGCTCGAGGTGCTCCCACCGGGGCAGGAAGACCGGCAGGCCGTCGGGCCCGGCCGCCTTGTCGTAAAGATCGATCGGGGCGCGGGTATCTTGGCGGGTGATCCGGATCCCCAGCAGCCGCTCGCGGGGCAGGGCGGGGATGTTGACGTTGAGGAACGTCCCCCTGGCGATCCCTCCCGGAAGGAGGGCCCGGACGAGCCCGGCCGTGACCGCCGCGGCGGTCCCATAGTCAGCGCCGTCCGCCGCCGCCAGGTTGACGGCCAGGGCCGGCAGGCCGAGCAGGGCCGCCTCCCGGGCGGCGCCGACCGTGGCCGAATAGAAGGTGACCGTCCCCAGGTTCTCCCCCGAGTTGATGCCCGAGAGGACGACGTCCGGGGGGGCGGCCAGGAGGCGCTCGACGGCCAGCCGCACGCAGGTCGCCGGCATGGCGTCGATGGACAGCCAGCGGACGTCTTCGGCGGCGCTTTCCATGACCGCGATGGGCTTGTCCGATGTGACCCCGTGGCTCGCCCCGCTCCGGTTCCCCGACGGCGCGGCGACTGTAACCCGGCCCAGGGGCCTGAGGGCCAGGGCCAGGGCCCGGATCCCCGGGGCCTCGATGCCGTCGTCGTTCGTGATCAGGATGCGCAGGGGGGCGGCGGCCGGCGCCGAAGGCGGCGGGCCGCAGGCCGCCGCGGCCAGGATCGCCAGGATCGCGACCGCCCCGAGAAGACGCCGCTGCGCTCTCATCGTCTGCTCCTTCCGGCGGCGCGTCGCGCTGCCCATTCGATGTGCAATCTTTCAAAAGTCCGCGTCTGACAAGACGTTATCTTCGCGGGCCCGGAGTTTTTCCACAGGGATATGCACAGAGTCTGTGG
Coding sequences:
- a CDS encoding DUF362 domain-containing protein, whose protein sequence is MTSTKGMTRREFFAAGAGLAGGIAFASRARGAASAQQVQLVDASGKSRVILVKTDSRADGVKKCLDLLDFDPFGGKSVLVKPNLNTSDETPGSTHADTLKAILQSARERGAAKLAIGDRSGPEATEQVFAKKGLPALAGSFDAKLLNFDELGERGYSRYDPPASHWKNGFLVARPVVETPCVVSTCCLKTHQFGGVFSMSLKNSVGIVPRKGHSFMKQLHGSPDQRRMIAEINTVYKPALIVVDGLVAFVDKGPMTGPRKDAGVFLAGTDRIAVDAVGLAILKELGSNDAIMKTPIFAQEQIAWAATLELGAASPGGIVIQTPDSASEAYAEKIRKILAAG
- a CDS encoding Xaa-Pro peptidase family protein codes for the protein MSPTRRSFIKTGTISLAAAGLAPLAASAKPAAREGAGQEIENLVRGIEPLRPEDYAARIEKARRLLAERGLDAIFIGGGTNLVYFTRVRWWLSERVFGLVLGRKADPVWVCPAFEAPRAQELVPAGQEIRTWAEHENPYATVGGVLKDIGAATGTLGTAPDLRAFEVHGLARTLTAARVVDGSAVTEGCRGVKTDKEIAYMDLANRVTKLAFREGFKTLRAGMTTRDLAGAIAAATQKMGSQGGGGPQFGPNTAFPHGSQAPRNLTAGDCVLVDGGCSVEGFSSDVTRTVVFGKPSDKQRRVWGIVRRAQQAALAAARPGATCESVDAAARKVIEEAGYGPGYRYFAHRLGHGIGMEGHEYPYLVKGNSLRLEPGMTFSNEPGIYIYGEFGIRTEDCMVITENGARHLGGMEAVSIEEPFGAG
- the fbp gene encoding class 1 fructose-bisphosphatase produces the protein MADHADPSPIITIERHILDEQAFHPGATGVLTNILYDLALAGKVIASKTTRAGLAEILGRTDDINVQGETVMKLDRFADLTVARLTDHTGRLAGLASEENAEFLPIPAQYPMGKYLLVFDPLDGSSNVDFNMPVGTIFGIYRRTRDSGPVSEAEFFQPGRSLVAAGYIAYGTSTMFVYTAGHGVHGFTLDPSVGEFLLCHPNITIPRAKYFSVNLGYQKYWSRGVQRFTEYLQGREGGVQGLSLRYIGTLVSDFHRNLLAGGVFYYPADTKDPKAPSGKLRLLYEAAPLAFVAEQAGGYASDGRGPILDITPASLHQRTPLFIGNRDLVLKVEEFVRDLDG
- the surE gene encoding 5'/3'-nucleotidase SurE, whose translation is MRAQRRLLGAVAILAILAAAACGPPPSAPAAAPLRILITNDDGIEAPGIRALALALRPLGRVTVAAPSGNRSGASHGVTSDKPIAVMESAAEDVRWLSIDAMPATCVRLAVERLLAAPPDVVLSGINSGENLGTVTFYSATVGAAREAALLGLPALAVNLAAADGADYGTAAAVTAGLVRALLPGGIARGTFLNVNIPALPRERLLGIRITRQDTRAPIDLYDKAAGPDGLPVFLPRWEHLEPAAADTDIWAVRNGYVSVSVFGIDQSAAAPPAALLPLKRLESLPLR